From Aquabacter sp. L1I39, the proteins below share one genomic window:
- a CDS encoding Crp/Fnr family transcriptional regulator: MDKSGSADERLDSPILLAEAEMPLLRESSLIERLSEADQATVRANGVEMLLRAGDQLFAQGERHDGIVVIEDGQIRSYYTAPSGREITLAYWSHGHFVGGPDVFGGGTHMWSAVAMRPSRLVFLRGSALRTLARQVPDLAIGIIDSLVFKARCYSAFAQMLGTRSVTQRLVQLLQHLAQAYGVKHERGILIAAAFTHADLAALIGATRQWVTVQLGRMQQDGILTNRRGLMVILKPEALAAELERGGNS, from the coding sequence ATGGACAAATCCGGCAGCGCCGACGAGCGCCTCGATTCACCGATCCTGCTTGCAGAAGCCGAGATGCCGCTTCTGCGGGAGTCGAGCCTGATCGAGCGCCTGTCGGAGGCGGACCAGGCCACCGTGCGGGCCAATGGGGTTGAGATGCTGCTGCGGGCCGGCGACCAGTTGTTTGCCCAGGGCGAGCGGCATGACGGCATCGTGGTCATCGAAGATGGGCAGATCCGCAGCTATTACACCGCCCCTTCCGGCCGCGAGATCACGCTGGCCTACTGGTCGCACGGTCATTTCGTGGGCGGGCCGGACGTGTTCGGTGGCGGAACGCACATGTGGTCGGCGGTGGCCATGCGGCCAAGCCGCCTCGTCTTCCTGCGCGGCTCGGCCCTACGGACGCTGGCTCGCCAGGTGCCGGACCTTGCCATCGGCATCATCGACTCGCTGGTGTTCAAGGCCCGCTGCTATTCCGCCTTCGCCCAGATGCTGGGGACGCGCTCGGTGACGCAGCGCCTCGTCCAATTGCTGCAGCACCTGGCGCAGGCCTATGGCGTGAAGCACGAGCGGGGCATCCTCATTGCCGCCGCCTTCACCCATGCGGACCTTGCCGCCCTGATCGGAGCGACGCGCCAGTGGGTCACCGTCCAACTCGGCCGGATGCAGCAGGACGGCATCCTCACCAACCGCCGCGGGCTCATGGTCATCTTGAAACCCGAGGCCCTTGCCGCCGAACTGGAACGCGGCGGCAACAGCTGA
- a CDS encoding bifunctional helix-turn-helix transcriptional regulator/GNAT family N-acetyltransferase translates to MHFDPISRIRRFNRVVTAQVGALDTSFLGRGRPLGAARVLNAIGQGQSDVLAIRTALGLDSGLMSRLLRALEEEGLIETTPHPEDARRRVARLTPAGQAEFEAYERLSNAQAEGFLSRHARPDELLRAMDLVATALGRAQITLEEMDPRSPPAVNCLAHYYEELGRRFRTGFDVTLSCDPQAGDMMRPRGVFLVAMSERLPVGCVGLKGSGGEIAEIKRLWVAPSARGIGLAHRLMAGAEAVARELGITVLRLDTNSALPEAQNLYRSTGWQEIPRFNDDPYPDTFFEKQI, encoded by the coding sequence ATGCACTTTGATCCTATCTCCCGCATCCGCCGTTTCAACCGCGTCGTCACTGCACAGGTTGGGGCCCTGGACACCTCCTTCCTGGGTCGGGGCCGGCCGCTGGGCGCGGCACGAGTGCTCAATGCCATCGGGCAGGGACAATCGGACGTGCTGGCCATCCGCACGGCGCTGGGCCTGGATTCCGGGCTCATGAGCCGTCTCTTGCGCGCGCTGGAGGAGGAAGGCCTCATCGAGACCACACCCCATCCCGAGGATGCCCGCCGCCGCGTTGCGCGCCTGACGCCGGCGGGGCAAGCGGAATTCGAGGCCTATGAGCGTTTGTCCAATGCGCAGGCGGAAGGATTTCTCTCCCGCCACGCCCGGCCGGATGAACTGCTGCGCGCCATGGACCTGGTCGCAACCGCTTTGGGACGGGCGCAGATCACGCTGGAGGAGATGGACCCGCGCAGCCCGCCGGCCGTGAATTGCCTCGCGCACTATTATGAGGAACTGGGGCGCCGCTTCCGGACCGGCTTCGATGTGACGCTCTCCTGCGACCCCCAGGCCGGCGACATGATGCGCCCGCGCGGCGTCTTCCTGGTGGCCATGTCCGAGCGACTGCCGGTGGGCTGCGTGGGCCTCAAAGGGAGCGGCGGGGAGATTGCCGAAATCAAGCGGCTGTGGGTGGCACCCTCGGCGCGCGGCATCGGGCTGGCCCATCGCCTCATGGCGGGAGCGGAAGCGGTGGCGCGGGAACTGGGCATCACAGTCCTGCGGCTCGATACCAACAGCGCGCTTCCGGAAGCGCAGAACCTTTATCGCTCCACCGGCTGGCAGGAGATCCCGCGCTTCAACGACGATCCTTACCCCGACACGTTTTTCGAGAAGCAGATCTGA
- the fabI gene encoding enoyl-ACP reductase FabI: MRETPPDRLTDEAALGAALKGKRALVLGIANEHSIAYGCARIFRRLGAELAITYLNDKARPFVEPLAQELEATILAPCDVTQPGQMEAVFDEVRATWGGLDIALHSIAFAPRDDLQGRLVDSSAEGFKLAMDVSCHSFIRMARLSEPLMPAGGTLIAMSYHGADKVVPNYNLMGPVKAALESAVRYLAYELGHREIRVHAVSPGPLKTRAASGLKDFDHLLNSAIQRAPIGELVDIDDVGLTTAFLATPFARRLTGTTFYVDGGLSIMA, from the coding sequence ATGCGTGAGACGCCGCCCGACCGCCTGACTGACGAGGCCGCGCTGGGTGCCGCGCTGAAGGGCAAGCGCGCCCTCGTGCTCGGCATCGCCAACGAGCATTCCATCGCCTATGGCTGCGCCCGCATCTTCCGCCGGCTGGGCGCGGAGCTGGCCATCACCTACCTGAACGACAAGGCCCGCCCCTTCGTGGAGCCGCTGGCGCAGGAGTTGGAGGCGACCATCCTCGCCCCCTGCGATGTCACCCAGCCGGGCCAGATGGAAGCGGTATTCGACGAGGTACGCGCGACCTGGGGCGGGCTCGACATCGCCCTCCACTCCATTGCCTTCGCCCCCCGGGACGATCTCCAGGGGCGCCTGGTGGATTCCTCCGCGGAGGGGTTCAAGTTGGCCATGGACGTGTCCTGCCATTCCTTCATCCGCATGGCGCGCCTGTCGGAGCCACTTATGCCGGCGGGCGGCACGCTCATCGCCATGAGCTATCACGGCGCCGACAAGGTGGTGCCGAACTACAATCTCATGGGGCCGGTGAAAGCGGCGCTGGAGAGCGCGGTGCGCTACCTCGCCTATGAGCTGGGTCATCGGGAGATTCGCGTCCACGCCGTCTCGCCCGGTCCCCTCAAGACGCGCGCCGCCTCTGGCCTGAAGGACTTCGACCACCTGCTGAACTCTGCCATCCAGCGCGCGCCCATCGGCGAACTGGTGGACATCGACGATGTGGGCCTGACCACCGCCTTCCTGGCCACGCCCTTCGCCCGGCGCCTGACGGGCACAACCTTTTACGTGGATGGCGGGCTCAGCATCATGGCCTGA
- the atzF gene encoding allophanate hydrolase: MTLPVPSLALPDLAAAYAGGVSPRTVVDAIYNRLEAGPLSPDWICIFPRQAAQDQVQRIEARKRAGAMLPLYGIPFAVKDNIDVAGLPTTAACPGFSYQPEASAVAVERLVAAGAVVIGKANLDQFATGLSGTRSPYGACASVFNPDYASGGSSSGSAVLVARGLVSFALGTDTGGSGRIPAGFNNVVGLKPTLGRVSTRGLVPNCRTLDCVSVFALTVADARAVLAEMEGFDADNPFSRPIPPEPEAATGPFRIGIPRPQDLETFAGLQGRDLFAAAGARARSRGWLVHEVDFTPFFAAGQLMFGGAWVAERLAGFGDFVAAHPDAVLPVTRDIVLGAASLSGAETFRHIYALAALKRQVETVFSGLDAVMVPTAGAPCRIADLLADPLPLNARFGHFAYFVNLLDLCAMAVPNGFLADSGVAMGVTFIAPAWKDGLLAQIGAVHHAALGLPPGLAARAKRNAA; this comes from the coding sequence GTGACCCTTCCCGTCCCTTCTCTCGCCTTGCCCGATCTGGCTGCCGCCTATGCCGGTGGTGTGTCGCCGCGCACCGTGGTGGATGCCATCTATAACCGCCTGGAGGCAGGCCCCCTGTCGCCCGACTGGATCTGCATCTTTCCTCGGCAGGCCGCGCAGGACCAGGTGCAACGGATCGAGGCCCGCAAGCGTGCCGGCGCGATGCTGCCGCTCTATGGCATCCCCTTCGCGGTGAAGGACAATATCGACGTGGCCGGATTGCCCACGACCGCCGCCTGTCCCGGCTTTTCCTACCAGCCAGAGGCCTCCGCCGTGGCGGTGGAGCGCCTCGTCGCGGCGGGTGCGGTCGTCATCGGCAAGGCGAACCTGGACCAGTTCGCCACCGGTCTGTCCGGCACCCGCTCGCCCTATGGCGCATGCGCCAGCGTGTTCAATCCGGACTATGCCTCGGGCGGCTCCAGTTCCGGTTCCGCCGTGCTGGTGGCGCGGGGCCTGGTGAGCTTCGCGCTTGGCACCGATACCGGCGGATCGGGGCGGATCCCCGCCGGCTTCAACAATGTTGTGGGCCTGAAGCCAACCCTCGGCCGCGTGTCCACGCGCGGCCTCGTGCCCAATTGCCGGACCCTCGACTGTGTCTCGGTCTTCGCTTTGACGGTTGCCGATGCGCGCGCCGTACTCGCCGAGATGGAGGGGTTCGACGCGGACAATCCCTTCTCCCGGCCCATCCCGCCGGAACCTGAGGCCGCAACCGGTCCGTTTCGAATTGGCATCCCCCGTCCGCAGGATCTCGAGACGTTCGCCGGCCTCCAAGGGCGCGATTTGTTCGCGGCCGCCGGCGCGCGGGCGCGGTCGCGGGGATGGCTCGTGCACGAGGTGGATTTCACCCCCTTTTTCGCCGCAGGCCAACTGATGTTCGGCGGCGCCTGGGTGGCCGAGCGGCTGGCGGGGTTTGGTGACTTCGTGGCCGCTCATCCCGACGCGGTCCTGCCGGTGACGCGGGACATCGTACTCGGGGCGGCCAGCCTCTCCGGCGCGGAGACGTTCCGGCATATCTATGCGCTCGCGGCTCTCAAGCGTCAGGTCGAGACGGTGTTTTCAGGGCTTGATGCCGTCATGGTGCCCACCGCCGGCGCGCCCTGTCGGATCGCCGATCTCTTGGCCGATCCCTTGCCTCTCAATGCGCGGTTCGGCCATTTCGCGTATTTCGTGAACCTCTTGGACCTGTGCGCCATGGCGGTGCCCAACGGCTTCCTGGCGGATAGTGGTGTTGCCATGGGCGTCACCTTCATTGCCCCGGCCTGGAAGGATGGGCTGCTGGCCCAGATCGGCGCCGTACACCATGCCGCACTGGGCTTGCCTCCGGGCCTTGCGGCGCGGGCAAAGAGGAATGCAGCCTGA
- a CDS encoding phosphate acetyltransferase, giving the protein MPLAQTTTPLEPPRHTKYERLIAESRALPPLSVAVAHPCDDASLGAALDAHGLGLITPILVGPAAKIAAAAATLGADLSGFRVVDAAHSDDAAAKAVALVRAGEAEALMKGSLHTDELMAAVVARETGLRTKRRISHCFLMDVPSHPEPLIITDAAVNIAPDLAQKRDIIQNAIDLANALKFQEVRVAILSAMETVNPEVPSTIEAAALCKMADRGQITGGIVDGPLALDNAVDLGSAEIKHIRSPVAGRANVLVVPDLESGNMLAKSLTFLAAADAAGIVLGARVPIILTSRADSRTTRLASCAVASLLAQAQRVAALNVVKV; this is encoded by the coding sequence ATGCCCTTGGCGCAGACCACCACGCCGCTCGAACCGCCCCGTCACACCAAATATGAGCGTTTGATCGCAGAATCCCGTGCCCTGCCGCCCTTGTCCGTAGCGGTGGCGCACCCGTGCGACGACGCATCCCTGGGAGCGGCACTCGATGCCCACGGCCTGGGCCTCATCACCCCCATCCTCGTGGGCCCGGCCGCCAAGATCGCAGCCGCGGCCGCGACCTTGGGTGCCGACCTCAGCGGTTTTCGCGTGGTCGATGCCGCCCACAGCGACGACGCCGCTGCCAAGGCCGTGGCGCTGGTGCGCGCGGGCGAGGCCGAGGCCCTGATGAAGGGCTCGCTCCACACCGACGAGTTGATGGCTGCCGTGGTGGCCCGCGAGACCGGGCTGCGCACCAAGCGACGCATCAGCCATTGCTTTCTGATGGATGTGCCCTCCCACCCCGAGCCGCTCATCATCACAGATGCTGCGGTCAATATCGCGCCGGACCTGGCGCAGAAGCGCGACATCATCCAGAACGCCATCGACCTTGCGAACGCCTTGAAGTTCCAGGAAGTGCGCGTAGCCATCCTCTCCGCCATGGAGACGGTCAATCCCGAGGTGCCCTCCACCATCGAGGCGGCCGCGCTCTGCAAGATGGCCGATCGCGGCCAGATCACCGGCGGCATCGTCGACGGGCCGCTTGCCCTCGACAATGCGGTGGATCTGGGCTCGGCGGAAATCAAGCATATTCGCTCGCCCGTTGCGGGCCGTGCCAATGTGCTGGTGGTGCCGGATCTTGAGTCCGGCAACATGCTGGCCAAGAGCCTCACCTTCTTGGCTGCGGCGGATGCCGCCGGCATCGTGCTCGGTGCCCGGGTGCCCATCATCCTCACCAGCCGGGCAGATTCGCGCACCACGCGACTTGCCTCCTGCGCGGTCGCCTCGCTGCTGGCGCAGGCGCAGCGGGTCGCAGCCCTCAATGTGGTTAAGGTCTGA
- a CDS encoding acetate/propionate family kinase codes for MARVQLVINAGSSSLKFQVFLDDGADVPNRIYRGLFEGLGTEPHFKVKDHDGAVVGEERWPGAGAFGFEEALAYLSDWLSAHRGGHQLTAVGHRVVHGGPHFTSAVRLTPAVIAELDTLSPLAPLHQPRSLEPVRIIARRVPGLPQVAAFDTSFHHTQPELARLFAIPKALTEKGVRRYGFHGLSYAYLATQFPHIDETRLAKGRVVAAHLGNGASLCAYEASRSVATTMGFSALDGLVMGTRCGTIDAGVVFYIQRELGLSADEAEHFLYTKCGLLGVSGISNDMRELREKADAEPDARRAIDLFVYRINRELGSLVAGLGGLDALVFTAGIGENDAATRAEVVNAARWAGFQLDPEANAAGATCITRGDGPQAYVIPTDEEWTIVREMRALLAS; via the coding sequence ATGGCGCGTGTTCAACTGGTCATCAATGCCGGCTCCTCCAGCCTCAAGTTCCAGGTGTTCCTGGACGATGGTGCCGACGTGCCCAACCGCATCTATCGCGGCCTGTTCGAGGGGCTGGGCACCGAGCCCCATTTCAAGGTCAAGGATCATGACGGCGCGGTGGTCGGCGAGGAACGCTGGCCCGGCGCGGGCGCCTTCGGCTTCGAGGAAGCACTCGCCTATCTCTCCGACTGGCTCTCGGCCCATCGCGGCGGCCACCAATTGACGGCGGTTGGACACCGGGTGGTGCATGGCGGGCCGCATTTCACCAGCGCCGTGCGTCTGACCCCAGCGGTCATCGCTGAGCTCGATACGCTTTCGCCGCTGGCGCCCCTGCACCAGCCGCGCAGCCTGGAGCCGGTGCGCATCATCGCCCGCCGGGTGCCGGGCCTGCCGCAGGTGGCCGCGTTCGACACCTCCTTCCATCATACTCAGCCCGAGCTCGCCCGCCTGTTCGCCATTCCCAAGGCACTCACCGAGAAGGGCGTGCGGCGCTACGGCTTCCATGGCCTGTCCTACGCCTATCTCGCCACCCAGTTTCCCCACATCGACGAGACGCGACTGGCCAAGGGGCGCGTGGTGGCCGCCCATCTGGGCAATGGGGCGAGCCTGTGCGCCTATGAGGCCAGCCGCTCCGTGGCCACCACCATGGGCTTTTCGGCGCTCGACGGCCTTGTCATGGGCACGCGCTGCGGCACCATCGATGCGGGCGTCGTATTCTACATCCAGCGGGAGCTGGGCCTCAGCGCCGACGAGGCGGAGCATTTCCTCTACACAAAGTGTGGACTGCTGGGCGTCTCCGGCATTTCCAACGACATGCGCGAGCTACGCGAGAAAGCCGATGCCGAGCCCGATGCCCGGCGGGCCATCGATCTTTTCGTCTATCGCATCAATCGGGAGCTGGGCTCGCTGGTGGCGGGCCTCGGCGGCCTTGATGCCCTCGTCTTCACCGCCGGCATCGGCGAGAACGACGCCGCCACCCGCGCCGAGGTGGTGAACGCCGCCCGCTGGGCCGGCTTCCAGTTGGACCCGGAAGCCAATGCGGCCGGGGCCACCTGCATCACCCGCGGGGACGGGCCGCAGGCCTATGTGATCCCCACCGACGAGGAATGGACCATCGTCCGCGAAATGCGTGCGCTCCTGGCCTCCTGA
- a CDS encoding GntR family transcriptional regulator, translating to MDGESGRGMNAAELATVIQRDISRGAYGIGQALPSEAELKSRFGVGRHTVREAVRRLVDSGLVERRQGAPTRVVALQPRASYVHSLLSLGELIHYTQETQLEIAENAVVPLDEADAALVGAAPRSRWLRLLGLRREVASEEVISHATVLLHARFAPLFAHVSKPKGPVYAVVEAATGEVVMEARQEISVGPLPLPAAKVLGLAPGVTAIMITRRYIDISGSIMFASRNWHKAENFRYAVSLRRDTPP from the coding sequence ATGGACGGGGAAAGCGGGCGCGGGATGAATGCGGCGGAACTGGCGACCGTCATCCAGCGCGACATTTCGCGGGGCGCCTACGGGATCGGACAAGCCCTCCCCTCGGAGGCGGAGCTTAAGTCCCGCTTCGGCGTCGGCCGGCATACGGTACGTGAGGCGGTGCGGCGTCTGGTGGACAGCGGCCTGGTGGAGCGGCGCCAGGGTGCACCCACGCGCGTCGTGGCGCTGCAACCGCGCGCTTCCTATGTGCATTCGCTGCTCTCGTTGGGAGAGCTCATCCACTACACCCAGGAAACCCAGCTCGAGATCGCCGAGAATGCTGTCGTCCCCCTCGACGAGGCCGACGCGGCCCTCGTGGGCGCCGCGCCGAGATCCCGCTGGCTTCGCCTTCTGGGCTTGCGGCGGGAAGTGGCGTCGGAAGAGGTCATCAGCCACGCCACGGTGCTGCTGCACGCCCGCTTCGCTCCGCTTTTCGCCCATGTCAGCAAGCCCAAGGGCCCGGTCTATGCGGTGGTAGAAGCCGCGACGGGAGAGGTGGTTATGGAAGCGCGCCAGGAAATCTCAGTCGGTCCCCTGCCGCTCCCCGCCGCCAAGGTGCTGGGGCTTGCGCCAGGTGTCACCGCCATCATGATCACGCGCCGCTATATCGACATCAGTGGCTCGATCATGTTTGCCTCGCGCAATTGGCACAAAGCGGAGAACTTCCGCTATGCTGTCAGCCTGCGCCGGGATACGCCCCCCTGA
- a CDS encoding arsenic resistance protein, with the protein MAHLRDVLEARQVGLYFAAMLVGALAATALPGTMRLEAALTPALAVMLFATFLQVPLSELGRSFAHRRFLLALGVANFVLVPLLVAALLQLVPDEPLVRLGVLLVLLSPCIDYVVTFAHLGRADARALLAATPLLLVAQMALLPVYLSLFLGRAAGDLIQAAPFLHAFVWLIAVPLALAGALQTVAARHTGTANVTAGLGLLPVPATALVLFVVVASVVPQLGAAGAASLRVVPVYLAFALVAPVLGWLVGRRSCLTAAEARAVAFSAATRNSLVILPLALAIPGAMPLLPAIIVAQTLVELASELIYIRFFPRLGRDLDPPDERP; encoded by the coding sequence ATGGCCCATTTGCGTGACGTTCTGGAAGCCCGACAAGTAGGGCTCTACTTCGCCGCTATGCTCGTCGGTGCGCTGGCGGCCACGGCGCTGCCTGGCACTATGAGGCTGGAAGCGGCACTCACGCCTGCCTTAGCGGTGATGCTGTTCGCGACTTTCCTCCAGGTGCCGCTTTCCGAGCTTGGCCGGAGCTTTGCGCACCGACGTTTCCTCCTGGCACTGGGTGTTGCGAATTTCGTCCTGGTGCCGCTCCTGGTGGCTGCCCTGCTGCAGCTAGTGCCGGACGAACCGCTCGTCCGCCTCGGCGTTCTCCTGGTACTGCTTTCGCCCTGCATCGACTATGTGGTGACCTTCGCCCATCTGGGCCGCGCCGATGCCCGCGCACTGCTGGCCGCGACGCCCTTGCTCCTGGTGGCACAGATGGCGCTGCTGCCAGTCTATCTCAGCTTGTTCCTGGGCAGGGCGGCGGGCGACCTCATCCAGGCCGCCCCCTTCCTGCATGCCTTCGTCTGGCTGATCGCGGTCCCGCTGGCGCTTGCCGGTGCGCTGCAAACGGTGGCCGCGAGGCACACGGGCACGGCAAATGTGACGGCCGGCCTCGGCCTCCTTCCGGTGCCGGCGACGGCACTTGTGCTGTTCGTGGTGGTGGCATCGGTGGTGCCTCAACTGGGGGCGGCCGGCGCCGCCAGCTTGCGCGTGGTGCCGGTCTATCTGGCCTTTGCACTTGTGGCACCCGTCCTCGGCTGGCTGGTCGGCCGCCGCTCCTGCCTCACCGCAGCGGAGGCGCGCGCGGTGGCCTTCAGCGCCGCCACTCGAAACTCCCTCGTCATTCTGCCGCTTGCCCTGGCCATTCCCGGCGCGATGCCGCTCCTGCCGGCCATCATCGTGGCTCAAACCCTGGTGGAACTGGCGAGCGAGTTGATCTATATTCGTTTTTTCCCGCGCCTCGGCCGCGACTTGGACCCGCCGGACGAACGTCCCTGA
- the ppk2 gene encoding polyphosphate kinase 2 encodes MATSERMKRREYEDHLTLLHGELVKLQLWARHVGLKVCIVFEGRDGAGKGGVIKAILERVNPRIFRVIALPPPTEREKSQMLIQRYLPHLPAAGEIVIFDRSWYNRAGVERVMGFCSEEQAEDFLVTVPYVEQAIVDSGVILLKYWLEVSPEEQTRRMEQRIDDPRKIWKLSPMDLESYARWYDYSRARDAMFAATDTEWAPWYVAHSDDKKRVRLNIISHMLSKIPYGEVPREKIELPKRQKPDGYVEADYARHLVPQRF; translated from the coding sequence ATGGCCACATCGGAGCGCATGAAGCGCAGGGAATATGAGGACCATCTCACGCTCCTGCACGGGGAATTGGTGAAGCTGCAATTGTGGGCTCGCCATGTGGGGCTGAAGGTCTGCATCGTCTTCGAGGGGCGAGATGGCGCCGGCAAGGGGGGCGTCATCAAGGCGATCTTGGAGCGGGTGAATCCGCGCATCTTCCGCGTCATCGCCCTGCCCCCGCCCACCGAACGGGAAAAGTCGCAGATGCTGATCCAACGCTACCTGCCGCATCTGCCGGCGGCGGGTGAGATCGTGATCTTCGACCGCTCCTGGTATAACCGCGCCGGCGTCGAGCGAGTGATGGGCTTCTGCTCGGAAGAGCAGGCAGAAGACTTCTTGGTGACCGTTCCTTATGTGGAACAGGCCATCGTGGATTCCGGCGTGATCCTCCTGAAATACTGGCTGGAGGTCTCGCCGGAAGAACAGACCCGGCGCATGGAGCAGCGCATCGACGATCCGCGCAAGATCTGGAAGCTCTCGCCCATGGACCTGGAATCCTATGCGCGCTGGTATGATTATTCCCGCGCCCGCGACGCCATGTTCGCGGCCACCGACACCGAATGGGCGCCCTGGTATGTGGCCCATTCGGACGACAAGAAGCGCGTCCGGTTGAACATCATCTCGCACATGCTCTCCAAGATCCCGTATGGCGAGGTGCCGCGCGAGAAGATCGAACTGCCCAAGCGCCAGAAGCCCGACGGCTATGTGGAGGCGGATTATGCCCGCCACTTGGTGCCGCAGCGCTTCTGA
- a CDS encoding CaiB/BaiF CoA transferase family protein, whose product MTPLDGIRILSLESFGAGPYGTMMLADLGAEVIKIENPATGGDASRSIGPHFLGEGDSQYAQSFNLNKRSVALDLSRPEDRADFLALVETADAVVNNLRGDLPKKLGIDYASLSAINPAIVCVHISAYGRDNERAAWPGYDFLAQAEAGLMSMTGEPDGPPARIGLSMIDYMTGITGMVGLLGCLIRARATGRGCDVDTSLFEVATHQHAYSATWFLNTGTMPQRLPRGAHGSVAPVQSVRTQDGWIYVMCMKEKFWRILCERIERPDLLSDPRFATQEGRRQNRAALTDELDATMTTRTTREWLSVLTGAIPAAPIYNVAEAFANPFMQKTGMVTSVRHPHADALKVLSCPLKIDGVRPAKSACASLGADNDSLLAPLHRREEARHEA is encoded by the coding sequence ATGACGCCATTGGACGGCATACGCATTTTATCCCTCGAAAGCTTCGGTGCCGGACCCTACGGGACCATGATGCTGGCGGACCTGGGCGCCGAGGTCATCAAGATCGAGAACCCTGCCACCGGAGGTGATGCCTCGCGCAGCATCGGACCGCATTTCCTGGGGGAGGGGGACAGCCAGTATGCGCAGTCTTTCAACCTCAACAAGCGCTCGGTCGCTCTGGACCTGAGCCGGCCGGAGGACCGGGCCGATTTTCTCGCCTTGGTGGAAACCGCAGACGCGGTGGTGAACAATCTGCGGGGTGACCTGCCGAAAAAGCTCGGCATCGACTATGCGAGCCTCTCCGCCATCAACCCTGCCATCGTCTGCGTGCACATTTCCGCCTATGGCCGGGACAATGAGCGGGCTGCATGGCCGGGCTACGATTTCCTCGCCCAAGCCGAGGCGGGGCTCATGAGCATGACGGGCGAGCCGGACGGCCCGCCCGCCCGCATCGGCCTCTCCATGATCGATTATATGACGGGCATCACCGGCATGGTGGGCCTGCTCGGCTGCCTCATCCGTGCCCGCGCCACCGGGCGGGGCTGCGATGTGGATACCAGCTTGTTCGAGGTGGCCACCCACCAGCATGCCTATTCCGCCACCTGGTTTCTGAACACCGGCACCATGCCCCAGCGCCTGCCGCGCGGAGCCCATGGCTCGGTCGCCCCCGTGCAATCCGTGCGCACCCAAGATGGGTGGATCTATGTGATGTGCATGAAGGAGAAGTTCTGGCGCATCCTGTGCGAGCGCATCGAGCGCCCGGACCTTCTCAGCGATCCCCGCTTTGCCACCCAGGAAGGCCGCCGCCAGAACCGTGCGGCGCTCACCGATGAACTCGACGCCACCATGACCACGCGCACCACCCGCGAATGGCTCAGCGTGCTCACCGGCGCCATTCCTGCGGCACCCATCTACAACGTGGCGGAAGCGTTCGCGAACCCCTTCATGCAGAAGACAGGGATGGTCACCAGTGTGCGCCATCCCCATGCGGACGCGCTTAAGGTTCTGTCCTGCCCGCTGAAGATCGACGGCGTGCGCCCCGCCAAGTCCGCTTGCGCGAGCCTTGGCGCGGACAATGACAGTCTGCTGGCGCCGCTCCATCGGCGGGAGGAGGCGCGTCATGAAGCTTGA